From the Neoarius graeffei isolate fNeoGra1 chromosome 1, fNeoGra1.pri, whole genome shotgun sequence genome, one window contains:
- the LOC132883577 gene encoding uncharacterized protein LOC132883577 — protein sequence MTDGNSWKISWLCEEADIPLEKMRKIRLFLVKHCKQGGALPENPSSLRQIHLQRVFNEHMQTVLQEIRDKKLFVVVDKTSDNRDRSVLNIVIGTEGKYYLTDVIFMDSCNFSTLSQALLQSLHSSQINLNDVLAVVTDNASYCLKAYKEVLKGVMPNSVHATCLCHVINLVGETWQHYSYFSDVTSLVMWIKSAFFKKPARKRRWLHFLSAKDAVHVKVPPEPGNTRWNSWFEAVRFHAEHVHLYKEFFLS from the exons ATGACAGACGGGAATTCGTGGAAGATTTCGTGGCTGTGTGAAGAGGCCGATATACCTTTAGAAAAAATGAGGAAGATACGCCTCTTTCTAGTCAAGCACTGCAAACAGGGAGGTGCGCTGCCTGAGAATCCAAGCAGTCTTAGACAGATCCATCTACAGCGGGTGTTCAACGAGCACATGCAGACAGTGCTACAAGAGATCCGTGATAAGAAGctctttgttgttgttgacaaaacgTCAGATAACCGAGACCGCAGTGTCCTCAACATTGTCATAG GTACTGAAGGCAAATACTATCTGACGGATGTCATCTTCATGGACAGCTGCAACTTTTCAACATTATCACAGGCACTACTACAGTCACTTCACAGCAGTCAGATAAATTTGAATGATGTACTGGCAGTAGTCACTGATAATGCATCATACTGCCTAAAGGCCTACAAAGAAGTACTGAAAGGAGTAATGCCAAACAGCGTACATGCAACCTGCTTGTGTCACGTCATCAATTTGGTAGGAGAAACCTGGCAACACTACAGCTACTTCAGTGACGTTACAAGTCTGGTGATGTGGATCAAATCTGCCTTCTTCAAAAAGCCTGCAAGGAAAAGAAGGTGGTTGCACTTTTTGTCTGCAAAGGATGCTGTGCATGTGAAGGTTCCACCTGAACCAGGAAATACAAGGTGGAATAGCTGGTTTGAAGCAGTGCGGTTCCATGCTGAACATGTCCACCTGTACAAGGAGTTTTTCCTCAGCTGA